One Pseudodesulfovibrio cashew DNA window includes the following coding sequences:
- a CDS encoding ATP synthase subunit I produces the protein MINQKLEPLLVKWGFQRTDTRIVVRNQIYVSLGTSLVIVLVTLFSRWSLAYAAGAVLALINFWTLARVVQTLVYEPKGGPFKLFVIFMVKMTLSGLALYWLIGVERVPHWGLISGIGTVPLNITVTGLMQLGNKKPRL, from the coding sequence ATGATCAATCAGAAGCTTGAGCCGCTGCTCGTGAAGTGGGGCTTTCAGCGTACTGATACGCGTATCGTCGTCCGCAATCAGATTTACGTGTCGCTGGGGACCTCTCTAGTGATCGTGCTGGTAACACTGTTCTCCCGGTGGTCTCTCGCTTATGCGGCTGGGGCGGTGCTCGCCCTCATCAACTTCTGGACGCTTGCCCGCGTTGTCCAGACGTTGGTCTACGAGCCAAAAGGCGGACCATTCAAACTGTTTGTCATATTCATGGTGAAGATGACTCTGAGCGGGCTGGCCTTGTACTGGCTAATAGGAGTTGAACGCGTTCCCCACTGGGGGTTGATATCGGGAATAGGCACCGTGCCTTTAAATATCACGGTGACGGGCCTGATGCAGCTGGGGAACAAAAAGCCTAGATTGTAA
- a CDS encoding ATP synthase F0 subunit C, whose product MKIAKILFTTLAMVLVASVAFASEGADPVMSAKAYATAIGMGIAAGLCGIGQGMGVKGACEGIARNPEAGGQLSTTLILGLAFIESLAIYALVVNLILLFVV is encoded by the coding sequence ATGAAAATCGCTAAGATTCTGTTCACCACCCTGGCTATGGTTCTGGTTGCTTCCGTTGCTTTCGCTTCCGAAGGTGCTGATCCCGTCATGTCCGCCAAAGCTTACGCCACTGCCATCGGCATGGGCATCGCCGCCGGTCTCTGCGGCATCGGCCAGGGCATGGGCGTGAAGGGCGCTTGTGAAGGTATCGCCCGCAACCCCGAAGCCGGTGGCCAGCTCTCCACCACCCTGATCCTCGGCCTGGCATTCATCGAGTCTCTCGCCATTTACGCCCTGGTCGTCAACCTGATCCTGCTCTTCGTCGTCTAG
- the atpB gene encoding F0F1 ATP synthase subunit A → MGFSGGLQHPLLYADMIKSVGHWGASMEHALGVESINHVIYMWIAMAILFSLGLIVRGRLQLVPGGLQNVMETIFGGLEDFVVSNLGEEGRQFMPLLGTIFIFILTMNLMGLIPGCDAATANINTPAAMAIIVFVFYQFVGIRKWGAGYIKHFMGPVGFLAPLMLILEPISHLARPLSLTLRLFGNIRGEEIVLVLMFMLAPIFGSLPMYFLFILAKTIQAFIFFMLTMLYLQGAIEHAH, encoded by the coding sequence ATGGGTTTTTCAGGCGGACTTCAGCATCCTCTGCTCTATGCTGACATGATCAAATCCGTTGGGCACTGGGGTGCTTCAATGGAACACGCCCTCGGCGTTGAGTCCATCAACCACGTGATTTACATGTGGATCGCGATGGCGATTCTTTTTTCTCTGGGTCTGATCGTCCGTGGCCGCTTGCAGCTGGTCCCCGGCGGTCTCCAGAATGTCATGGAGACCATCTTCGGCGGTCTGGAAGACTTCGTTGTCTCCAACCTCGGCGAGGAAGGTCGGCAGTTCATGCCGCTCCTCGGCACGATCTTCATCTTCATCCTGACCATGAACCTGATGGGCCTTATCCCGGGTTGTGACGCCGCCACGGCGAACATCAACACCCCGGCGGCCATGGCCATCATCGTGTTCGTGTTCTACCAGTTCGTCGGTATCCGCAAATGGGGCGCCGGCTACATCAAGCACTTCATGGGTCCGGTCGGCTTCCTGGCGCCGCTCATGCTGATCCTCGAGCCCATCTCTCACCTTGCTCGTCCGCTCAGCCTGACGCTTCGTCTCTTCGGTAACATCCGCGGTGAGGAAATCGTCCTCGTCCTGATGTTCATGCTGGCTCCGATCTTTGGTTCCCTGCCGATGTACTTCCTGTTCATCCTGGCTAAGACCATCCAGGCATTCATCTTCTTCATGCTGACGATGCTCTACCTGCAGGGCGCCATCGAACACGCTCACTAG